GTCGCCGCGCTCGAGCGGCAGATCGCGGCGCTGAAAGAGGGGAAGGAGAAGGAGCAGGGGACGCTGCAGAACGCCGGCGAGGATGAGATCGATCGCGAACTCACCGTCGCCGCGCAGGCCGACGCCTCAGCTGCAGCCCGGACCGCGACGCCAGAGGAGACGGCCGAGGAGGATCCCCTGGCGCTCCTGTTCGGCAAGGAGATCGTCGGCAACGAGAGCAATCCGTCGATCTCCCTCATCCTGGACATGGTCGGGACGTACTTTTCGCAAGAGGATCGCGTCCACCTCGGCGGCCACGCGCCGACGACGAACGGCCCGGCAGTCACCGGCGCCGAGCTCGCGGCGTCCGCGAACATCGACCCGTACTTCAAGTTCGACATGGCGTTCTGCTTCTCGCACCTCCACCTCGAGGAGATCACCTTCACGACGCTCGCGTTGCTGGGCAACCTACAGGTGCGCGGCGGGCTGTTCCTCACGAAGGTGGGCCGCCAGAACAACACGCACCCGCACTCCTGGCGCTTCGTCCTGCACCCGCTGCCGAACCAGTTCCTGTTCGGCGCCGAGGGGCTCGGCGCGCCGGGGATCGAGCTGTCCTGGCTGGCGCCGCTGCCGTGGTACGTGGAGCTGACCGGCGCGCTGCAGATGGGCGAGGGAGGCTCGTTCCGCACCAAGCCGCTCACAGAGGGGGATCCGTCGTTCGCGGACTTCCTGTACCCGGTCCGCCTCGCGCAGTTTTTCGATCTCGCCGACGACTGGGCGCTCCAGATCGCGGGGAACGCCGTCTTCGCGCCCTCCGCGATGGGTCCGGAGGTCGGCAACCGGAGCTACGCGTACGGCGGCGACCTGCTCCTCCGGTGGCGCCCGATCGGCCGCGGGTACACGGGCTATCGATCGATCTCGCTGCTCGTCGAGGGCTGGTACCGGGAGATGGAGGTGCCTGGCGATCTCTGGAGGGACGCGGGCGGCTACGCGGATCTGGCTTTCGGGATCGCCAAGCGCTGGGAGGCGGCGCTGCGCGGCGAGCTGTGGCGACGCGCCGGCGGGGACGCGCCGAGCGAAGAGAACGGGCGCGCCAAGCTCGGGCTGGACGTCGAACGCGGCTCCGCCGCGGTGTCGTTCCTTCCGAGCCACTTCTCGCGGCTGCGCCTCCAGTACACGTTCGAAAACGTGGAAGGCTACGAGCCGAACCACATCGCGTTGCTCCAAATCGAGGTTTCGGCGGGCGCCCACGGGGCGCACGCGTATTGAGGAGGCGGGACAATGAAAACGTTGCTTGCATTAACCGCTGCCATGTTGCTCGCGATCCTGCCTGGGGCCGCATCCGCGAAGGTGCGCGTCGTCTCCACGATCCCCGACTTCGGCGCGATCGCGAAGGAGGTCGGCGGCGACCGGGTCGCGGTCACGTCGCTCGTGCGGCCCACGCAGGACCCGCACTTCCTGGACGCCAAGCCGAGCTTCATCGTGGATCTCAACCGCGCCGATCTCGTGCTGCTCGCCGGGATGGAGCTCGAGGCGGGCTGGCTGCCGCCGCTCCTCGTGGGCGCGCGCAACGGCGCGATCCAGCGCGGCGCGGACGGCTACCTCGACTGCTCGACGCTCATCCCGCCGATGGAGGTGGAGTCCGCGGACAGATCCAAGGGCGACGTCCACCCAGGTGGAAACCCACACTACTGGAGCGATCCGCGCAACGGCGTGAGGCTCGCGCGCGGCATCGCGAAGCGGCTCGCCGCGATCGATCCGAAAGGCGCCGAGGCGTATGGAGCAGGCGCCGACGCGTTCGTGAAGCGGCTCGAGGCGAAGATGGCCGAGTGGCGCAGGGCGTTCGACGCCTGCAAGGGCACGAAGGTCGTCGTCTACCACAGGAGCTGGATCTACTTCCTCGACTGGGCGGGCTACCGCGAGGTCGGCGCGCTCGAGCCCAAGCCGGGCATCCCACCGAGCCCGTCGCACGTGGCGAGCCTCGTCAAGCGGGTCCGGTCCGAGAACGTCCGGTACGTGATCCAGGAGTCGTTCTACCCGACCACGCTGTCGAAGATCTTCGCGAAGAAGGCAGGCGCCCGGCTCGAGGTGCTGCCGACGATGGTCGGCGCCGACGGCACGCAGAGCTACATCGAGCTCATCGACAAGCTCGTGCGCCGTCTGACGGCCTCATGACGAATACAACCAAACGGAGAATATCCATGAAAACGAATCTCAAGAACCTCTTCATCGCCATGTTGTCCGTCGCCGCCTCCGTTGCCGCGATCGGTTGCGCCGAGGAGGGGGAGTCCGGGGAGGCGGCGCTCGACTGCGGGGAGCACGGCACCGAGCACGACGGGCACTGCCACTGCGACGAGGGCTGGCTGTTCGACGGCGCGGCGTGCGTGACGCCGACCGGGATCACCGCCTTGTGCGGCGAGGGCGGGTACGACGATCACGCCGCGTGCCTATGCCCGGAGGACGGCGACTGCCCGTGCGAGGACGGCGAGATCGAGGAACACGACGGCGCGGAGTACTGCGTCCCGGAGCTGCACGAGGATGAGTGACGCCGTGACCGGTACCGGCGCGCTCGTTCGCCTGCAAGGCGTCTCGATCGGCTACGGCGGACGGGCGCTCCTCGCGGGGATCTCGTTCTCGATCGACGAGGGGGACACCCTCGCCCTGGTCGGTCCCAACGGTGCGGGGAAGACGACGCTCGTGGCGACGATGCTCGGCACGCTGCGGCCGGTCGCAGGGACGGTGGCGCGGCGCCCCGGGCTCACGGTCGGCTTCGTGCCGCAGCGGGGGCGCCACGATCCGATCTTCGCGCTCACGGCGCGCGACGTCGCGGCCATGGGCGCGATGGGGGCGGTGACCGGGCGCCGTCTCCCGCGGCTCGGGCCGGCTGCGCGCGACGCGACCGAGCGGGCGCTCGAGGAGCTCGGGGTCGGCCCGCTCGCGGGAGAGGCGTTCCGGGATCTCTCCGGCGGCCAGCAGCAGCGGGTGCTGATCGCCCGCGCCCTCGTCCGCGATCCGGCGCTCCTCGTGCTCGACGAGCCGACGGCCGGCATGGACGTCCCGTCCGAGCGGGATCTGCTCGACCTCGTCACCGGCCTCGCGAGCACGCGCCGCACCGCGGTGGTGCTCGTCACCCACCAGCTCGCGCTCGCGGCGGAGCGAGCCTCGCGGATCGCCATCGTGAACAAGGATGGCGGGCTGTTCGCCCTGGGGGAGGCAAGGGATATCATGACCTCCGAGCGCCTGTCCGCGGCGTACGGCCGGGCGATGGAGGTCGTCGGGACCGGGGACGCGCTGGTGGTGCGCCCGACGGGCGGGGGGAGGTGACGGATGGAGTTCTTCGAGAGCCACTTCCTCTGGCTCGACGCGGTGATCGCCGCGTCTTTCTGCGCGGCGGCCGCGGCGGTCGTCGGCGTGCACGCCATCCTGCGGCGGGTCGTCTTCCTCCC
This Pseudomonadota bacterium DNA region includes the following protein-coding sequences:
- a CDS encoding zinc-regulated TonB-dependent outer membrane receptor is translated as MTRQHRPILRWGLAALAALCLQGMAAHAQQDDPPDEAPQPSREQQLEERVAALERQIAALKEGKEKEQGTLQNAGEDEIDRELTVAAQADASAAARTATPEETAEEDPLALLFGKEIVGNESNPSISLILDMVGTYFSQEDRVHLGGHAPTTNGPAVTGAELAASANIDPYFKFDMAFCFSHLHLEEITFTTLALLGNLQVRGGLFLTKVGRQNNTHPHSWRFVLHPLPNQFLFGAEGLGAPGIELSWLAPLPWYVELTGALQMGEGGSFRTKPLTEGDPSFADFLYPVRLAQFFDLADDWALQIAGNAVFAPSAMGPEVGNRSYAYGGDLLLRWRPIGRGYTGYRSISLLVEGWYREMEVPGDLWRDAGGYADLAFGIAKRWEAALRGELWRRAGGDAPSEENGRAKLGLDVERGSAAVSFLPSHFSRLRLQYTFENVEGYEPNHIALLQIEVSAGAHGAHAY
- a CDS encoding metal ABC transporter substrate-binding protein, producing the protein MKTLLALTAAMLLAILPGAASAKVRVVSTIPDFGAIAKEVGGDRVAVTSLVRPTQDPHFLDAKPSFIVDLNRADLVLLAGMELEAGWLPPLLVGARNGAIQRGADGYLDCSTLIPPMEVESADRSKGDVHPGGNPHYWSDPRNGVRLARGIAKRLAAIDPKGAEAYGAGADAFVKRLEAKMAEWRRAFDACKGTKVVVYHRSWIYFLDWAGYREVGALEPKPGIPPSPSHVASLVKRVRSENVRYVIQESFYPTTLSKIFAKKAGARLEVLPTMVGADGTQSYIELIDKLVRRLTAS
- a CDS encoding metal ABC transporter ATP-binding protein; translated protein: MSDAVTGTGALVRLQGVSIGYGGRALLAGISFSIDEGDTLALVGPNGAGKTTLVATMLGTLRPVAGTVARRPGLTVGFVPQRGRHDPIFALTARDVAAMGAMGAVTGRRLPRLGPAARDATERALEELGVGPLAGEAFRDLSGGQQQRVLIARALVRDPALLVLDEPTAGMDVPSERDLLDLVTGLASTRRTAVVLVTHQLALAAERASRIAIVNKDGGLFALGEARDIMTSERLSAAYGRAMEVVGTGDALVVRPTGGGR